The genomic stretch GGTGGGGGGTGGTCTATCACACGCCAAGTTCCACAATTACACAGCAGCGGTTGTGTTATATAATCCACAGCCAAAAGCCATCAACACTGAGGCTGTTTGCTCTGTTGCCTCAGATTCCACTGCTGTGAAATCGTCAGTGTGCCTCCCCTCTCTTGGCAACAGACTTGGCTTGGCtatataatgtgtttttaaaagcttatttttcttcccagaagTAATATGGGATGCTCAGGTAAAGAGTTCTTCAATTAGAGAGTATCTCCGGGCACTAACGATATTACGGGAGAAAGATGAGATATACCGAGTCCTACAGATGACAAAACCCATCTCGCTTCATCTGGCCCGAGGTGGCCACCATGTAGGTGCCCTGACCCCCGCTGTCAAGATCTTGGTCCAGGGTCTTGACCACGCCCATCGCCCACCTGGGACACATTTCCTCCAGGACCCTTCATGGAGGATTTCCTGACACCTAAGTGTTCCTAAGtctgccagccctgcccacagccGGCTGTGGGTTCTGAAGACCGAAACCAGGGTGGGGGGTTCAGGGCAAGGCATAACATGGCCAGCTGAGCTGAATGAGGGCCACGGGGCTTTGGGAGAGGGCCCCCTTTTGTGTGGgagggatggggaaaaaaaaacagatgaaggaGCTGAACCGAGGCCCAGGAGTGAAGCTGGGTTTATCTTGTGTGTATATTCTGGCCAAGTGTTGAAGGCAAAGGATTGAGAAGTCCCCTGGTGACTAAAGCTTTGGCTGCACTAAGCTTTGAGTATCAAGGTTTCCTCGGTTTGTCCTCTTTCAGTCATCCAAGTCATCCCTCACACTCAACACCGCCTCTTCGCCCCAAGGCTGTGCTTCCCGGGGCTGCAGCCCTTCGCCCTGGGGAGGCCGAGCAGCTCGAGATCAAACCCTCCGACAGCAACCCTCCGACAGCACCTGGTCAGTCCTCTGTCCCGCGGAGACACACAATTCCAAACAAGTCGGCCACCCCCGCCGCCTCTGGGCTGAAACCACTTGATTCTTTAAAGCACAGTTCTACTCCTTGAATGTTTTGAAACCTATCACTAGAATGCGGTTGGATGCCTCTTGGGGAAGTTGTTTCATGTGTGATCCTTTTCTGCAGCCGAGGCTGCGGGCCCCTCTGACGCAGACGGGGAGTGAGGTCTCTGCTAAGAGGAGCCTCGCAGCGCTGTGCCCCAGTCCAGGGCCAGCGTGTTACCTGGCCACCATCTCTTCTGACTTTTACCAGGTTTTGTGCGAAAGAGCTCGGAAAGCGGTGGCTGGGATCTTGGGTTATGGGATGGAGTCTGGCGTCGATGCGATTCCCCCAAGCAAAGCAGAGCTGACTGCAGTTACCAGGACTCTGAGCCCCCGGGGGTCTGAAACCTGGAACAGAGACCCTGGGGACTTCAGACTCAAAGGGCAGGGTGAGATGGAAAGAAGTTTTATActtaaatttgaaagaaaaccCACGCCACTTTTAATGCAAAAAATGGTTACATGGAGACTCCCAGATTGTACCtaaatgtttttctgtaaatCCTGTTTAGCACGTGGTCTAATTATACCAGTTAGCTACACTGGttgatgttttgaatttttaatcttttatttgaaGTAACATCGTAACAGGCAGAAAGTACACAGCCACTCACTATGCACTAAAGATGTCTTCTCACAGGGCCGTGACAGATGCCACCCAAGCTACCTGTCCCGGAGCGCAGAGCCTCCCGGCCACGGACACCCCAGCCGTCTTCTCCACCTTTTGGCCTGCCCCGCCTTTGGAAGCGAGCACAGTGAAGAGCCGCAAGTGCAAGATACAGAATGTACGCTGCCCCAGAGCCTTTCCGTCTCCTAAAATTGGCATCTTCAATCTCCTTTCCATACAAAACTTATTCCTCCCTCTCACCAAAACTCCAGcgtttggcttctctggtggctcagtggtaaagattatccgcctgccaatgcaggagacacgggttcaatccctggtccaggaagatgccacagagcagctaagcccgtgggccacagctactgacgGCTGCActcctcagcaagagaagccgctgcaccGAGAAGCCTGAGAGCCCAACTAGAGAAGAGTTCTTGCAACAGAGACCtcgcacagccaaaaatagatgaaaaaactaaAACGCGTGTTGTCGCCTGTAACTGGGCTCAGATGTAACTGTTCTATTAAAGTCAGAGACATGGACTTGGACAACCAGCGTCCCTCTCCTCCTCTAAACCTAACGCCAGCCTTCTGCCGTTCAACGGCTCCTGATGCTGACGGGCCACACGAGGGCTGAACACCTCTCTCACTGTGTCTGCAGCACCTTCTTCCGTGGGAGTAAGTCAGTCTAGCAAACACCTCCCCTCCCATCTCAGCAATCTTCAGCTCCCATTCAGACCTCCTTCTAGATACACTGTGCTCTGAGCAAACTTGGTTTCCCAAACTTTGGAGTCTGGTTTTCCCCCTAGAAAGCGTTTTTAAACTTTCCCGCACCACGGAATTCCCATTCACCTCTTTGAGGGCCTCCAGTGTTAAAAGCACCAACGagctccttggtggctcagtggtaaagaaagctcctgccaacgcaggagacgcaagagatttgggttctatccttgggtcagcaagatcctctcgtgtaggaaatggcaacccactccattattcttgcctggagattcctatggacagaggagcctggcgggctgcagtccacggggttgcaaaagagacagacccaacttattgactaaaccaccaccaaaaccaTGACGTACCCAAAGGAACACGCCCATGTTGGTAAGAGTGGGACTGAAAGTTCAGTCCTCTTATATGACATGATAAAGCCTCTTAGTACAAATCATTTGTTAACAACAAAGGAACAAGGCATTACAAAATTCACTGCCTCAAAGACACCCAAAGGCTATGTTAGAGACGGCATGAGCTTAATGTCAGTTACTAAAGTCCCCAAATTTCACGGCACTCCAACAGAAAACAACCACCTCGGGATCCCTGATGGCTGATACTGTGGTTCTTTCCTGGCCTCAGCACTGAGCCCTGACACAACTGCACACTTAGAAAAAGTTCGTTCTGGACCTTTTTAACAGAACAACTAGCTCCTCCTCCAGTCTTCCTGTTTTAGTAAACAGCAACCCCGCAACTCAACAGTAGCTCAGGCTAACACCACGGAGTCATCcttgccttctctttctctcacagcCTCCATCCAATCTGTTAGCGGATCCTGTGGTTCCTACCTACAAAACATCTACAGAATGTCATCACTAGTCACTGCTATGCATTGCTACCATCTTGATCCAAGTCATCTCTCACCTGGGCTACTGCAGTCTAATGCttatttctttactgttttttgaaggataattaaaCAGGAAGCATCTTCACCGAGTGCTCCCTCAGTTAAGCCTACCTACAGGCAGCCTGGATCAGGGGGACTCCCAGTAGATCCCCTGGGAGCTCAGTAGAAATCCACTTTCTCCTGAACCAGAAACTCTAGGTCGGGCCCAGCTATCTGtctcaatgggcttcccaggtagctcagctggtaaagaatccacctgcaatgcaggagacctcctGCatcgggaagtttccctggagaagggataggctacccactccagtattcatgggcttccctggtggctcagatggtaaagaatctgccttcaatgtgcgagatctgggtttaatccttgggttggaaagatctcctggaggagggcatggcaacccactccagtattttcttgcctggagaatccccatggtcagaggagcctggagagctacagtccatggggtcccaaagagttgaacatctCTCTAGACGAGCCCCCTAGGGGAGCCCAAGGTCACTCACGTTTGAGACCCACCAGCCTACACGTCAGACCACTTGGTCCCAGCATCCAGTGCCTGCCCAGCGGACATGCACCCTAACTACAAGGGCGCAGGAGGACACGCAAGCTTGCCATCAAGGTCCACAAACACAAACTACGATAGGAAGCAACACAGCCCTCACCTCTCCCTTCGCTTTGGCAAGGTGGCCTCTGGGGCTCTCCTTTCTCATCTGTGCGTGAGACCGACGTTTCAGGCTTAGGACTCTCAAAGACCGAGTGCCttctcaccttctccttctcttccaaTCTCAGCCTCAGGGCGGCCACCCTggacagaattttcttctttaccCCCTCAGCTAAGTGTCCACTTCCCGGGGTTTTTTGCTTCTCCTTGACCTCCGGTGACTTCATCGCTGCTGGCGGGGGTGGATGGCTGGCTTGGGCCGCCACGGGGCcaaccttctcctcctcccccgaCTTTTTCCCATGGCCCAGGGTGGAGCCCTGCTGGTAGGGATCCAGCAGCATGTTAGGAGCTTTCGCTGACGCATGTACTCCGGAAACAGATGCCAGGGGCCCCGCCGGGGAGCCAGATGTGCCTGTGGGTTTGGTTTCCCCAGCGGGGGGCTCCTCTATCTCACGTTCCTCAATTCTGTGGCTTCTTGAAAAGTCTGCGATGCCTCTTCTTTCAGGAGAGGATGTAAAAGGCCCCCGGGTGAGACCCCTGGAAGAGGGCGCTTGCTTCCACTCACTCTTCATAGCTCGCCTTTCCTCTGAGTCAGAAAAGGCATGCTCGTGGTTTCTGGGCTCCACGGAGTCCTCCTCACAAAGGTCATCACTCCGAGCTGTGAAGCTGTGAGTAGTGACTCCTACAGATGGGGGGTTCACCCTGGCAAGACCGCCAGAGAGAGCGAGGGCGGGGGACACTAATGCTGCTCCGTTGCTTTTACTGCGTCCAGGCCCCCCTGAGCGCCTCTCCCCGTCTTCCTGTACTTGGCTTCTGATGCGTGCCCCTGGCATCGCCTCCCCACCCTGCACAGCGCCTGGGACTGGCAAAATGGCAGAACGCATGTCCCCCTCTGCTCTCTCGCGGCGACTTTGTCCTGCCTCCCATCCCACACCGTCCCCTTGGTTTTGGTTGGTGCCGTTTTCACTTGGAGGGGTTTCCCCACTTTGCTGGGCACACGGAACTTGCAAGATGGCAggttggacttccagcctctggtcCAAGTGTCCACCCTTTGGTTTATTCTCCACTGCGATGGCCCCCAGTGTGGACTCAGAAGGCTCTGGTGTTTCCACCCTGGCCCAGCCCACACTCATTTCATCAGTGGGGTCCACAGAGGACTCCAAGATGTTAGGGCAGGACAGGAGCTGCTTAAAGAAGGCGGGGCGATCCCTCTTGAGTCGGTTTTCATCTCGATTTTGGCTCACACGGTTagcattttccttccttccagttCTGAAAGCCTCTGGGAGCAAGCCTGTGACACAGACTTTCTTTCCCTCTACAGGGTCCACAGATGACTCCAGGAATCTGCGTTGGCTCAAATACTGGGAGGAAAGACAACTCCAACTTGCACAGCCAGCTCGTTCTTCCCTTTTATGGATTTTTCGGTTATTAGCAATTGCTGAGCTATACTCTACCTGAGGACTGCAGGCTGATGCTGTCTTAGAGGAGCCCGGTTTAGGCACGGCAGCACCCGCCTTTAGAACATCAGGAATTGCCCGGATCCTGTCAGGAATGAGACCAGCGGCCATCCCCTTGAACCCAGAATCTGTCAGCTGTCCCAGTGGCCAGGTTTCTGAAACAGAAGCCTCTAGAGTTATGATCTTCAGCTTTTTACCCGCTTCCCAACATCCCGGACTTCTCTCTTTAGACTTGTCCAGAAGGACATTAGAGAGAAGGGGAGCTTGGCTCAGAGGCTGACTGTCATCTTTCATTGGAGATTCAGCCACCACAGACACACGAGTGCCCGAGctctgccctctcctctctgTGGAGCTGGCTGACGAGCAGTCCAAGGGCACCAAGTTTGTTTCCACTTGTCCGACAGATGTCGTGGGCAAAGTTTCTTGGAAATTATCATCAGAAGAACCCTGCTGGACCCTCTCTGCCGtttcacttcctttttcttgGAAATTCTCTTCAAGGGTCCTCGTGTCTGCTGTGTGCCCAGTCTGGCTCTTCTTTCTAGACAGGTTATTAATCTGAAGAGGGGAACTGCCACCAAAACCCTCTCCCTCTGGGAGTTGAGGAACTCGGACATGGATCCCGGGTCCACTGGGAGCCATGGGTCCTAGCTCTCTTGAAGATTCGATTGTGGAACCATTAAAAACATGAGCCAACTGTACACTGGAAGGAAGTGGAGAAGCACTTCCATCTGGTGCCCGAGGTGAACTCTCCTCAGGGCCACCTGCGTGGCTGTCCCCAGCAACTGAAACAGCGAGGTATTTGGATGGGTGGCCTTTCGGGGCAACGGAAAGAGTGGATGTGTTGCTATTCGCCCCAGTCACCTCAGAACACTCAACGTCAGCAATTAGTGTTGTGGGCTTCTCCCGAGGAAACTTCGTTACTGAACTATGACCTGCCGGTATGTCTGCCGAGTCCGGGGCACCAGGGCTGGAGTTCTTGTCACTGCCCTCTATGGCCCAAACGGAAGAGCTGCTCTCTGGAGATGGAGGCCATCTTTCCTCAAGGTCCCCTGAGTGGCTGGGGCTCAGCCTCTCCTGGCCAGCCTTTACTATGGAGGCCGACGTGGAGGCAGAACCCTCTATGTTGGCTAGATCCTCCCCGGTGGCACCTTTACTGGCTTTTTGTGAGATGTTCCAGGTGAAAGTGCTGATGAAAAGAGGGGAGTCGGGAGAGGTTCTCTCGCCACTGCTCCCGCACGTAGTCTGGGGAGGCTCAGGACCTCGTGTCTGAGAGAGAACATCCAGAGTCTTGTCATCGGGAGGACATAAATCAGGTGGTTTGCTTTGACCTGCCAGCTCTAAGTCCAGGGAGCACATTTCTTGAGGCAAATGTTTACCAACTGGGGCTCCAACCGGAGAGCCCACAATATCACATGCTTCCTGGTCACCTGCTTCAAGACGCTCCGGGCCACACGCAGCTACTCCGTCCCCTGGCCCAGCAGCACACATGGTTTCCAGGGCGGGGACAGTATGTGCAAATTCAGGGGACGCAGAggcagcctggggctgggggggaGGCCCCAACAGCTCACAGGGGGACGTGGCTTCACTGCTGGCTTCTGGGATGCTCAGCGCACGCCCCAGGTCTCTTCCAGAACGTCTGAGCGTGTTGTCACCTTGGTTTTCTTCATGCCGTGCCCCTTGGGTACAACCGTCTACCTCCGGGTGTTTGGCCAATGATGCGCTTTCTTTGTCGATCCCTCCTAAGTTGGGGAGGGACTCTGTTGTGGTCCCAGGAAAAGTAGGCTCCTCCCCAGTAGGCTCCGAGAAAGCCGGCATGTGGCTGAGAGAGATTTGCTCCCTGACTGTTTCCTGAATTTGTACCTAGAAGATGAAAAATGGTATTAATAGAACTGTTCCTGGGAGACCCACAATAGGCCTAACTGCAATCCCAAGAGTGTTAATCCTCGATGACTCTAGTTAACAATGAGAGTAGAAGGAATAATTGAGATCTAAACAATAATTCCCGAACTCTCTAGTCGTGAGATGTCTTGAAGAAATGCAACTCTATGTTGCAAGAGATCCTCAAATTTCCCATTATAAGTAAAAGGCCACCTGACAAccgattttttttccttctcaggaaaaaATATGGAATTTATGTTAAATTATTTGCTAAACTTTTGATTAAGTCACAAGAGTTCATGTGAATCTTTCCAGAAACTTCACATGATCATAAGTAAAACATGCAGTGCCTGTAAAGTAGCAAAAaggaatttttagatttttttaattgaaggataattactttattgtgttagtttctacatcaacatgaaccagctaTAGGTCTACACATGCCCCCTGCCACAAAGAGCAATCTTTGTCCCCTGAGGCCAGCTTGCTGGTTGATTACTGAGAAGGTGTGCCCTTGAACCCACCTCTAATGAGGCAGTGGCGTTATGACTGGTCTTCGGCACTGCCCATCATTCCTGCCCCAGGTAGgttaaaaagtcttaaaatactGCTTGCTGCCAGCAGTGATTCATCTTTCCTTACATTAAGGCTACCTTAAGTTAAATTTTCATTTACCTCAGATTTTATTGGTGTAGAAGTGCTAACTGAACGAGAAATTCTGTATAGCTTCCCATGCTGTGAACTCCATGGATGCTAGAGCCATTCGTCGAGTCAACAAGCATTTAACAAACACCTCCagtgttggtaaagaatctgcctgcagtgcaggaggccctggttcaactcctaggtcaggaagatcccctggagaagggaaaagctacccactccagtattctggcctggagaattccgtggactgtatagtccatggggtcgcaaagcgttggactgagcaactttcaccccAGTGTGTTAGAAAGAACCCCAGGTGATGGGGACACGTGGCAGGCAAAGCATCCACGGCAGGGAGTGCCCACTCTGTGCTGAGACACAGGTTGTCCCCAGCAGGGGCTCCGTAAACACGTGAAGGAATCAGTATTGAACACCACACACCAGCTGAGTCAGATCTGCCCAACTTCACCCCGCTACACCTCTAAGTTTGAAAGACTTTGGGCTTTGTCTGCTTCTGTTCTGGGGACAACTGTTTTAAGAGACTAACCACAGGCAGGCCCACTGCTGGCTCACATCCTGGTGTTTCTAAAAAGAAGCAGTCTGTATATTTTCCATTGTGATAAATGGAagtgggaaaataaattatttccagtAAGCAAGCAAGGTTTCCTTTGAGGTGTCCAGGAGTTTGTGTTCATGGTTTTCTCTCTATAATACCCATAATATGTAGAGAATGTTCTTTTCACTTACTAATTTGGTTCAGTTTCTGTGAGCTACAGCGCAAACCTTCTGAACGATTATGCATAGAAAGTGTGGGCAGCTTCCCAGTCATGATTTGAGATGTGTAGTGAGATTATCTGATTAAAAACACCAAGACCCTCTTCTGAGCCTTCCTCCCCTGCCAGAGTTTCCACCACCTATGTCAGTCCTTTATTTTAAGATCTTGCCATCATCACAACATCAGTGCCAGCCAGTTATAGTGTAGAATTCCCTGCCAGGCACAGGACAGTTTTTTCCACAGGGCTCCAGTTTAAAAAGCCACTGTTCCCCGGGATGTTACCATACTTTCCTAGTCATTAGAGTTATAGGTGATAGCTAAGAGGCTAATGCCTGGGAAAGATGAACACAGGACAAGCAAGCTTTGACTAGGGTAGTTTGGTCACTGGCATGTTACAGCCATGGTGTGTCATGCCTTGATTTATGAAAGTCATTTTCCTACTTACTACCATACACTCGTGTTCCTCCTTCTACCTTTTAAAATACAATCCTACTTTAAGATAGCCTAGTGAAGCCCCATATGTAAAGAAACATGGCAAATCCTTGACCATGTAAAATTCATCCActtgaatatttactgagcactatagactatgtcaaagcctttgactatgtggatcacaataaactgtgggaaattctgaaagagatgggaataccagaccacctgacctgcctcttgagaaatttgtatgcaggtcaagaagcaacagttagaactggacatggaacaacagactggttccaaataggaaaaggagtatgtcaaggctgtatattgtcaccctgcttgtttaacttatatgcagagtacatcatgagaaacgctggactggaagaaacacaagctggaatcaagattgccgggagaaatatcaatcacctcagatatgcagatgacaccacccttatggcagaaagtgaagaggaactaaaaagcctcttgatgaaagtgaaagaggagagtgaaaaagttggcgtaaagctcaacattcagaaaatgaagatcatggcatccagtcccatcacttcatgggaaatagatggggaaacagtggaaacagtgtcagactttatttttctgggctccaaaatcactgcagatggtgactgcagccatgaaattaaaagacgcttactccttggaaggaaagttatgaccaacctagacagcatattcaaaagcagagacattactttgccaacaaaggtccatctagtcaagactatggtttttcctgtggtcatgtatggatgtgagagttggactgtgaagaaggctgagcaccgaagaattgatgcttttgaactgtggtattggagaagactcttgagagtcccttggactgcaaggagatccaaccagtccattctgaaggagatcagccctgggatttctttggaaggaatgatgctaaagctgaaactccagtactctggccacctcatgcgaagagttgactcattggaaaagactctgatactgggagggattgggggcaggaggagaaggggacgacagaggatgagatggctggatggcatcaccgactcaatggacatgagtttgggtaaactccgggagttggtgatggacagggaggcctggcgtgctgcgattcatggggttgcaaagagtcggacatgactgagcgactgaactgaactgatagtcatgtatggccttccctggtgtctcagatggtaaagcgtctgcccgcaatgtgggagacccaggttcattttctgggtggggaagatcccctggagaaggaaatggcaatccactccagcactcttgcctggaaaatcccatggacagaggagcctgataggctacagtccatggggtcgcaaagagtcggacatgactgagcgacttcactttcactttcatagtcatgtatggatgagagagttggactttgaagaaagctgagtgccaaagaattgatgcttttgaactgtggtattggagaagactcttgagaatcccttggactgcaaggagatccaaccagtccattctgaaggagatcagccctgggatttctttggaaggaatgatgctaaagctgaaactccagtactttggcaacctcatgcgaagagttgactcattggaaaagactctgatgctgggagggattcggggcaggaggagaaggggacgaccgaggatggctggatggcatcatcgactcaatggacgtgagtttgagtgaactccgggagttgatgatggacagggaggcctggcatgctgcaattcatggggtcgcaaagagtcagatacggctgagcgactgaactgaactgatataccaaGCTGCTCTAGGGACTGGAGAAGCATCAGTGAATAAGGACTGCTGGCCTTTGGGATGTTAGGTTCAAGCAACCGGCCATACAAACTGGTCCCACTGCTGATGAAGCATTTAGTCCACGTTGtaacccatgggatttttctccAAGTGGCACTTCTAACAGCCCAATGCATACTTGCCGAGGCTCCCAGCATCAGTTTCAAGGTCAGGCTCCCCGGAGGCCAGCTCAGAGAAAGGGAAACCACAGGCTCACACCTTTCGCATGAGTCAGACCTTTCTCTCAGGAGGCACTCTCTTAGTTAAGTCATTACGAAAGACCTCCAGCGAACGATTCTCCTGCtgctcagttcttctcatcatggAGTGAGCAGGGAGACTCGGGCGATTGTTAACGTAGGAAATTTGTTCTCATTCAGGTGAGGACGAGGGTTTCGGGCTCTCGTCGGAAACCCAGCATGGTGTGTGGACTCGGAGGGCTAGCCACCTCGGCTTCAGCTTAATCCCACATTGCGCACATGACCCCTCGTAACCGCGTTAGCCTCTCTGACCCTTGGTCTCTTCCTCTAAGGCTAACCACACACACGTCAGCACTCTCCTGTCAAGTGCCTGGCACCCACTGACACTCGCTTCCCTTATTTTGTGAAAAGACAGTCATAGCTGCAGCAGGAGACACAGCACCTCTAAGGAGCGGAGCAGTGCTCTACAGGCTTTATGCTGGCTTTCTCATTCGAGGGGTAAAATAAATCTGAGATACA from Bos indicus x Bos taurus breed Angus x Brahman F1 hybrid chromosome 24, Bos_hybrid_MaternalHap_v2.0, whole genome shotgun sequence encodes the following:
- the ALPK2 gene encoding alpha-protein kinase 2 — encoded protein: MADSGGPQRRALCFLSTLLSQKVPEKSDAVLRCTISGQPKPEVTWYKNGRNIDECGSVSSYEFFENQYVHVLHLYCCTQNDTAVYQVSARNCFGMICCSASIEVQCPPEDQPLSPNPKDDGHTGWKHDTETYEQESPNHTDEKEHPYKEGEGIASGPPTSADAPSSKSSGAHSLQVSADRDPGASGSDNPLAVKDTRQTEEAGGAANTEGVADGLRFPSSSDAPDKQDVCGHRAVHSEVPRLTDGALDPEGPNEEALNSSHQNARVQKYISFGLALTRADSSAPPGTRPVSPPASSTDSDSDYELCPEITLTCAEEFSDDDLEYLECSDVMTDYSNAIWQRNLQGMERVFLLESDDEEMEFSECSLGGCARFFSELGCRPPVSDDTGPMDATAGLCGHHSPPQEVGGRSSRASTHRASSLQEGMPLPLGLQQDGPASVTDPGRYKPPAALEAAEDGYPGIQGETRDSHQAGKEFSGDKLLNMDKAVAGTEGKHLSGESGQPGMSRCLETRAERIVGGKDGWSQRGSEKPARTWRPGIKGKAKRLNSSLEERTVEASLDRLCPKGPVKHPLTPSDKRVSSHARAEGTDLKPQLPAGGPEVPTQAEPEAKTLQAPPGLLSKEETLHFQREGVRVTDVFETCKVSGWSDHPQVQIQETVREQISLSHMPAFSEPTGEEPTFPGTTTESLPNLGGIDKESASLAKHPEVDGCTQGARHEENQGDNTLRRSGRDLGRALSIPEASSEATSPCELLGPPPQPQAASASPEFAHTVPALETMCAAGPGDGVAACGPERLEAGDQEACDIVGSPVGAPVGKHLPQEMCSLDLELAGQSKPPDLCPPDDKTLDVLSQTRGPEPPQTTCGSSGERTSPDSPLFISTFTWNISQKASKGATGEDLANIEGSASTSASIVKAGQERLSPSHSGDLEERWPPSPESSSSVWAIEGSDKNSSPGAPDSADIPAGHSSVTKFPREKPTTLIADVECSEVTGANSNTSTLSVAPKGHPSKYLAVSVAGDSHAGGPEESSPRAPDGSASPLPSSVQLAHVFNGSTIESSRELGPMAPSGPGIHVRVPQLPEGEGFGGSSPLQINNLSRKKSQTGHTADTRTLEENFQEKGSETAERVQQGSSDDNFQETLPTTSVGQVETNLVPLDCSSASSTERRGQSSGTRVSVVAESPMKDDSQPLSQAPLLSNVLLDKSKERSPGCWEAGKKLKIITLEASVSETWPLGQLTDSGFKGMAAGLIPDRIRAIPDVLKAGAAVPKPGSSKTASACSPQVEYSSAIANNRKIHKREERAGCASWSCLSSQYLSQRRFLESSVDPVEGKKVCVTGLLPEAFRTGRKENANRVSQNRDENRLKRDRPAFFKQLLSCPNILESSVDPTDEMSVGWARVETPEPSESTLGAIAVENKPKGGHLDQRLEVQPAILQVPCAQQSGETPPSENGTNQNQGDGVGWEAGQSRRERAEGDMRSAILPVPGAVQGGEAMPGARIRSQVQEDGERRSGGPGRSKSNGAALVSPALALSGGLARVNPPSVGVTTHSFTARSDDLCEEDSVEPRNHEHAFSDSEERRAMKSEWKQAPSSRGLTRGPFTSSPERRGIADFSRSHRIEEREIEEPPAGETKPTGTSGSPAGPLASVSGVHASAKAPNMLLDPYQQGSTLGHGKKSGEEEKVGPVAAQASHPPPPAAMKSPEVKEKQKTPGSGHLAEGVKKKILSRVAALRLRLEEKEKVRRHSVFESPKPETSVSRTDEKGEPQRPPCQSEGRAPVLLKKIQAEMSPDHSGNVKLSCQFAEIHEDSTISWTKDSTSIAQVQRRAGDNSMVSLAILQASQKDQGLYYCCIKNSYGRVTAEFNLTAEVLKQLSSHPDVKVYEEIEFSQLIFREDFLRDSYFGGRLHGQIATEELHFGEGVHRRAFRSKVLRGLTPVFKPGHACVLKVHNAVAYGARNNEELIQRNYRLAAQECYVQNTARHYAQIYAAEAQPLEGFGEVPEIIPIFLIHRPENNIPYATVEEELIGEFVKYSIRDGKEINFLRRESEAGQKCCTFQHWVYQKTSGCLLVTDMQGVGMKLTDVGIATEAKGYKGFKGNCSMTFIDQFKALHQCNKYCKMLGLKSLQDNSQKQKKPSIGRSKIQPGTTAVKKAASGSLAEKKS